In Plasmodium gaboni strain SY75 chromosome 8, whole genome shotgun sequence, the sequence tatatattatgtattgTTGATAATCATTAAATTggttatttatattttctttaattaaaatacacctaattttattattattatttttcgTCACTTTATTATAGATAGTTCTCatctaattttttttttttatatatattaatgcttataattattctaccttttatttgaaaaaaatatatgttttaataaattatttattccACACCactatataataataataattaaaaaaaaattattattgtaattaatatatttttataacaacggaaattaataataaataataaataataaaataattaaaaaatatgtttatatacttaggaataatatatattatataatattgaattaaataataaaaaaattttcttttttaattacatgtctttaaacatatttcttacacatatataagtatttataatttgattaaaaaaaaaaaaaaaaaaaaaaaaactacGTTTAATACTTTTCGAGTTGTAAAGTTATAAGGtaaagagaaaaaaaaggaaaaaaaaaaaaaaaacagttactctaaaataaattgccactgaaatatatataaatatttttaattaaatatataaaaaaaaacagtttaaaaaattataaaacacatttatattacaattatttatataattttttaatatgttcCATATTGATGTGCTTCCCTGGACTTCTGTTTTAAGCTTcaaagaaaaatatatatatatatatatatgcacaaatataatatcatatattataacatttttatctttttcttaCAAGTAATAATCAGGATCTTCCGAATTGttaatatgattatttattGCATTTGCTGAATTATATTCTGTTTGCTCAAATTCATAGTCGTCACTATACATATTGGTATTGTTCATATcttgaaaaaaaaaaagacatacatatatatatatatatatatatatatatatatatatatatatagaataatatttgtattttgttctttatattatatatatttaaagaattatataaaatttattaattacTATTATCATTATCCGATTTACAGTTATCCtatgaaaaaagaaaataataaaaatgtataaagTTAGTAAGagtttattatatatttatatcaaaataGGAATgatctatatatatatatatatatatttatttatttatctaTCTATTTATACcttcatattataattatcataattcTTGTCCATATTTTcagaattatatatatcattatttcttttcatattcatattatgTCCTTGGTAAATTCTATAACAAAAAggaatattaaaaaaaaaaaaaaaattaataaataaatataaagacattaaaatatgatatgtttttatatttctttgCATCTCATTTCTTTTCTtctaattttataatattaaaatatatattaaaaaattagaatatattattataactatttataaatgtatatgtaatatattatgtgGATATAAGAATTTTCAAAATAGAATATTGTAAATTATTCTAAAGTATTAAAAATCagtttattattttatttacttttcttttttcttttttcctttttttttttttttttctttttttccccacaaacatatatatgtaaatatatatatatatatatgaacatatatatatatacaaatgtCATATACTATAACACATATTGTTGTgataatgtatatatattatactatatatataaattatacatatagTAAAGTTTtacttataaaaaatgacaTATGGGgtataaaatgtatataaatatttatatatacatattaaaaaaaaaaaaaaaaaaaaaaaaaaaaacgtACATGTATATCGAACATTACacaaattattttataaaactttgatatattaaatatatacataataaaaaatattacatatatatttaaaaatatccATAAGAATTATAgtaatataacaaaaataataataaggatagaacaataataaataatttacatataaacattcgtattgaaaaaaaagaatacAAATTAGGTAtccacatatatatatatatatatatgtaacatatttcaataaaacaaatatattttattattaatatattttccttttattttCGGTAACATATAAGcatacataaatatatagatatatatatatatatatatatatatatatatatataacataatatatatatttatttatatatttatatatatcaaattattattatttatattatttattttacGCATATGCTAAATGCGTGCGATTGtatttactttttattGAAATTATTGATTGGGGGTGGTAAGGGTATATTTTGTTGGTACATATTGTTTCtgaaattattattataagcTCCATTCATATAAGGAttcatcatattatttgaaaGATTTGGGTTAACATTCATGGGTATATTTGTCATAGAATTTTGTACATTTTGTGTTAGATTATTTGGcatatttttatagttATTAACAAATGGGAAATTGTTTTGTTTATAGTTCATATTTTGATTAGCCATAGTAACATTATTTGGTTGCATGGCAAGATTGTTAGGTGGTGGTGGTGGTAAATTCATATTaccttttttatttaaaccaaagttcatattattttgcataaggttatttttatattgttgttggaaatcattttttgaacctttatttttcatatattttccaGCTTTAAATTTGTTCATATTCATTAgattattcatatttttcatcatattcatattattcatcatatcttttttcattttattatctcCTTTCCATCCAGAAATTCTAGGATCATATTTTAAAGTTAATCGAGATATTAATATACTTTTACTATTAATAGAATAAAGCTTAAATAAGAAACATTCATTTACATGTCCTAATTTTTCAATTGGGTAATCAAAAACCTGTGGAGGGATCTTCAAAACATTATATTCATCAGGATCTTCATCTACTTTTTCTTTAgtttcttcattattattattattattattgttattattatttccattattttcatcatttgTTTGTTGTTCTTTTTCTTGTTGTTTCTCTTgttcttctttttcttgTTGTTCTTGTTGAGCTTGTGCTTGATCTTCATCATCTTGTTGTTGtctttttatatcatcatcttcttcattCGTTGttccatttttattattattattactattggcatctgtattattattattattattattctgTTCAGCCAATTGATTATTTCCTTTCACCGTTTTAgtcttattattattattatctaatTCGGTCATCTtaaaacaataatatttgCATGTCTTCAACCATTCAGGTATTTCATTTACAATAGGCATATTAAACAAAACTGGTAACCAACTACTGTGTTCTGAAAGATTTAATTTGTAATCTTTACTTTCTTCTCTTACTATATTACAAAATCTAGCTAGTTTTCTTGGTTCAATTGGTAAAAATGGTAATGTCGATTTTTTGGTATTTCCTCCGTCAGTGCCAACACCACCTGCTGATGATACATTATCATTATtctcattattatttgcAACAACAGATTCATTCAATTGGTTTTCTTCTGGAAACAATAAATAGACATAACCATCTggttttattatattcttacTACTTTTCAAAAAActaaaacaaaataaatttaatcGCAATTTAAACATTTCTGTCTGAGGATCAATAAATTCTGGATATCCATGAAATGATAATCCAGGTAAAACGTAGTATAAGGCATCAAACGTATTCGGTGGAAATTTTGATTTTAATTGAACTGGATTAATTCCATAGTGAATTACAACATTCTTATTTAACGATTGAATATTATTCTTGCTTTCTTGCTTTAATTCATTCTCTTTCAAACAACTACACACTTCTACTATGTCATCTTCATGCTCTTCTAGAAAACCGTTGCAGAAGCTGAAATTCTCATCAccaaataataaaatcctctgttacaaaaaaaaaaaataaaataaaaaataaatgacacacacacaaaaaaaaaaaggtaaataaaaaaataatgcATTTTTCCTTacacataaaatataatatatatatatatttatttatttatttatttttattatttcattttatttttttttttttttttttttttttgaggTACTTACCATTTtgatttaaatattaaattaataaataaaaaaataaatactaaataatattaaaaattaatttaataaataaaaaaataaatataataaaaataaaaaattctAAACAATAGATTTCtctttatttaaaaaaaaaaaaaaaaagaaaaaaaaaaaaaaatcgTCTGAaactattatatatttctttaattaGGGTTATTTGTGGCACatacaaaattttttaattataacaatttattttaaaattattaatttagtatcataaataattttccttaatgttttatatataaaatatatatttttaatttcctgaaggatataaaaatttactttttttcttcttgttttttcttttcttatgtaatatttatattatataaaaacatataataacaaatgCATAACcaatttatttgtataattttaattaatattaattttttatttgcTTATGTATCtttaataacatatattttactttataaaatattctatatatatatatatatatatatatatatatataatattcttatgaacaaattatttatttttatatattttcttttattttgCTTTGCTTTTTTGGATCACACAATTctatgtattatattatatacatattataataaaaaatataaaaaaaaacaacacttgttttatataactactcgtaattaatataactattataattcaaatatatacacaGATTTTCTATcaaattaatttttataatatataacatacacttatttatttatttatttattatatttttcaatatatatatatatatataacataaaaatatatacaaattactaattgtttaatattatttatgttttgTTCTTATCGCAActaatataatattattataaacataatacatctaaaaaaaatataaaaatataaatcttcaaaataaaaaaatattatattgaatatataattatatatatataatatataatataataataattattactttgaatttttttttttaattccaaatttcttttttttaatttatatatattatattatattatatcaatacagtataataaacaaaaaaaaaaatatatataatatattatatataattatataatatttttttatttttccaAAAAGATTTGgcatatttttttttttttctttttttttttttttttttttattttatttttcctttaatgaatataaattatatgtattatataaggtttatttattattaatataaacgaatattatatattctatatattattatatatatatatatatatatatatatatatattttaaataaatataaataaataaaattatattatattatatatatatatatatatatattatattacataataatgaaatatataattaataaacTACCAAAAAAGGAGGAAACATaactttttaaatatattgatatgattatttatttctttagtaaaaataaaataaaaaacaaattatatataatatatatatttgtaaactgaactttttttttatttttttaagttatattattcgtatataatatatatatgtattgtatataagtatatatgtatacatatatatatcatattcatatatatttatctttatttgattatattagtatatatgtatataaatattttttacaatGATAGTTTAAAAGGTCATCAAACTTTAATgcatattattatatattgtatattatgtatatatattatatatatattataatattaaagtatatgttatatatataagaatactgctatatatataaattattataataatttaaatatatataaatatatatataattttgtgATTAGAgctcttttttttttcaaatttCAATAgttttatgaatatttcATTGATTTTTgcttttttaattttttttgaaacttctatttattatattacgtatatatttaattatatatttataatatatgataatattatcaaaaaaaaaaaaaaatttacatttttattaatataacaGAAGTGAATTATttaccttttttttttttataagggtaaaaaaaaaaattaaatgttccatatataataagaaatatataatatatattataaattagtttatacataaaatttggataataaaataatattttatctaaattaattaaaaatatatatatatatatatatatatatatatattataggTTATCCtgttttataaatatatatatttaaaatatgtttataaaatgaaaagaagcatatattataaaattattatacctttatatataaatgacCCAAAAAATGATTTACAAATCCGTACActatattttgttttatgctattatacatataataatattatgtaaaattatacttaaatttttataatattatatatatattaatatatatatatatatatatatatatataatatattaaatgcACATTGTTTTGTTTTATGGTGAAGAATCctcataatatatatatatatgtatatatttatgcatatttaaaaaagtttcattatttaataatatatgaaaaggcgccatatattttgtatatttcCATTTCTTTACAATGTATACgttcaaataaataaaattattgttattataagATATGCTCctattttatataattgtCGAATAGGTAGGATTATTTATggtttttatattttcttattaaaataattacaaaataaattttttttttttttttttttctttttgtcacaaaacatattatatatattatgttttgtatatattaatatatatatttatatatattatcttatGAATGAGTCttgtattttatattctttaatataatatatacttttttgaagtgtcaaaaaaaaaaaaaaaaaaaatagttAAAAGATAAAGATGCATATACCCACAGATgaataacaaaaaaattataaaataatataataaattaaaacatataatataaaataattaaacAAAATAGAAACGATACAAATAATGATATgatttataatatcatatatatttttacaaataaattaattttttttaaaaaagtttttaaaaaaatgctttatttttttttttccatttttaaaattttttctatcatttgaattatcactatcataatattcattatcataacttttattattattgtatGTACTGtgtgtattatttttgttgaagtatccattttttttattaaaatattcttttttattaaatatatttttatttttatttttatccgttaaatttgtattattattatcaccGTGTATTTTATGAACCTTGTATCTTTCATTGTGTATCTTACGTATATCGCTTAGGGCTTGTTGTtcttctttctttttttgattgataatattaattttattgtTAAGTGAAAGATTTGCTATGTTTGATAAGTTTTCTAAGCTTCTTTTTTGATCTTGTATTAAATTATCAGTTCTGTTATATTTGTCTACATTTAattgattattatttttggtttcatttttttccatagaatttgaatatttatatgttatatctttatttagagaattcataattattttaacaGAGGATAAAACATATTCAAATAAGATAGCATCCTTATCatcaaattttttttgaaatttCCATAAAAATTCTGTACATTCtgaattattaataatatctaCATTAATTTTATTCACATATTCTTGTCCTAGTATACTATAATTATAATCAgtattaaaatttaatatatcaaataataatttaattaaattatatatttcatcATTAATTAAGAAGGTATTTTTTACTTGTATATTTCTTAACTTAATAGttttaaatttttcttcatttgGATGAAAGCTAATATTActtaataatttatataatactttaaatacattttgaaaatgtacattttgttcttctatgtctatatgtttttttttataatatataattaattgTTCAATAATTCTATCTAATATTATAGTAATATTAATAAGCATATCTTCTTCtataatatagaaattCTTTGCAGATATATTTcgttttatattttcattttctaaTAATGATTTCCTGAATTGAATTTCTAAAAAGGTTGGATTTTCTTTCTTATGCTTTACaatttcttcttcatttttattatataagtTATCTTCAgatatgtttttattactatttAATTG encodes:
- a CDS encoding hypothetical protein (conserved Plasmodium protein, unknown function) produces the protein MRILLFGDENFSFCNGFLEEHEDDIVEVCSCLKENELKQESKNNIQSLNKNVVIHYGINPVQLKSKFPPNTFDALYYVLPGLSFHGYPEFIDPQTEMFKLRLNLFCFSFLKSSKNIIKPDGYVYLLFPEENQLNESVVANNNENNDNVSSAGGVGTDGGNTKKSTLPFLPIEPRKLARFCNIVREESKDYKLNLSEHSSWLPVLFNMPIVNEIPEWLKTCKYYCFKMTELDNNNNKTKTVKGNNQLAEQNNNNNNNTDANSNNNNKNGTTNEEDDDIKRQQQDDEDQAQAQQEQQEKEEQEKQQEKEQQTNDENNGNNNNNNNNNNNEETKEKVDEDPDEYNVLKIPPQVFDYPIEKLGHVNECFLFKLYSINSKSILISRLTLKYDPRISGWKGDNKMKKDMMNNMNMMKNMNNLMNMNKFKAGKYMKNKGSKNDFQQQYKNNLMQNNMNFGLNKKGNMNLPPPPPNNLAMQPNNVTMANQNMNYKQNNFPFVNNYKNMPNNLTQNVQNSMTNIPMNVNPNLSNNMMNPYMNGAYNNNFRNNMYQQNIPLPPPINNFNKKIYQGHNMNMKRNNDIYNSENMDKNYDNYNMKDNCKSDNDNNMNNTNMYSDDYEFEQTEYNSANAINNHINNSEDPDYYFLKQKSREAHQYGTY
- a CDS encoding hypothetical protein (conserved Plasmodium protein, unknown function); translation: MTDVKDVNKNDDNNISSTDKNKMKKAISLEIEKENDEQIDLLLKGDKMENEKCQENQKKDSNPKNVKNIEPLNSTSEIGEFFQKRENDISEENYVTSCNKYDIKENKEMNYFKNKSHNYHNNNNDDDNIHNTITNKNNSIGTYQLNSNKNISEDNLYNKNEEEIVKHKKENPTFLEIQFRKSLLENENIKRNISAKNFYIIEEDMLINITIILDRIIEQLIIYYKKKHIDIEEQNVHFQNVFKVLYKLLSNISFHPNEEKFKTIKLRNIQVKNTFLINDEIYNLIKLLFDILNFNTDYNYSILGQEYVNKINVDIINNSECTEFLWKFQKKFDDKDAILFEYVLSSVKIIMNSLNKDITYKYSNSMEKNETKNNNQLNVDKYNRTDNLIQDQKRSLENLSNIANLSLNNKINIINQKKKEEQQALSDIRKIHNERYKVHKIHGDNNNTNLTDKNKNKNIFNKKEYFNKKNGYFNKNNTHSTYNNNKSYDNEYYDSDNSNDRKNFKNGKKKIKHFFKNFFKKN